A single Chryseobacterium sp. DNA region contains:
- a CDS encoding sodium/solute symporter (Members of the Solute:Sodium Symporter (SSS), TC 2.A.21 as described in tcdb.org, catalyze solute:Na+ symport. Known solutes for members of the family include sugars, amino acids, nucleosides, inositols, vitamins, urea or anions, depending on the system.), which translates to MEKLATIDIIIFLIYFVVVASYGLWIYKRKKSESTGSKDYFLAEGSLTWWAIGASLIASNISAEQFIGMSGEGFFVGIAVAAYEWIAAVALIIIAVWFIPIYLKNKIYTMPQFLERRYNKSVSLIMAVFWLFLYVIVNLTSILYLGALAIDTLLGGEHLHGIMIALLLMALLIGLGGMKVIGYTDVIQVAVLIIGGFATVYMALQIVDQRINGAAVGNALAGFNTLINEAPQHFKLILEKPTTTTTTLAMPQNLEVQKYVVLPGLAMYFAGQWIVNLNYWGCNQYITQRALGADLKTARTGILFAGFLKLFMPVIVMLPGIAAYVLYSKGHLPGFNGVKDGAYSAILGFLPVGLKGLAIAALTAAIVASLAGKVNSISTIFTLDIYKKYLKTEATEIQMVRTGRWVIIIAMMIALAFTWTDALGIGGEGGFTFIQKYTGFISPGVFAMFLLGMFWKRTTGTAALVGVILGFVLAVFFNSFAVDIFGKETWMYTAFTYEKSENGVVHAITEIPFLINMGWSFFITIIAMVLISLAGPKINPKAFTIDSTMFKADSRTLFLIVITLLLLTALYVRFW; encoded by the coding sequence ATGGAGAAATTAGCAACTATTGATATCATCATATTTCTGATCTATTTTGTGGTGGTAGCTTCTTATGGATTATGGATCTATAAAAGGAAAAAGTCTGAATCTACAGGGAGTAAGGATTACTTTCTTGCGGAAGGATCTTTGACCTGGTGGGCGATCGGAGCCAGCTTAATTGCCTCCAATATCTCTGCTGAACAATTTATCGGGATGAGCGGGGAAGGTTTCTTTGTGGGAATCGCCGTTGCTGCCTATGAATGGATTGCTGCCGTTGCACTGATCATCATCGCAGTCTGGTTCATACCGATCTATCTTAAAAATAAGATTTATACCATGCCCCAGTTTCTGGAGAGAAGGTATAATAAATCTGTTTCACTGATCATGGCTGTGTTCTGGCTGTTTCTGTATGTTATCGTGAATCTTACTTCCATTCTTTACCTTGGCGCTCTTGCCATTGATACTTTGTTGGGAGGAGAACATCTTCACGGTATTATGATCGCCCTTTTGCTTATGGCACTTCTGATCGGCCTTGGAGGTATGAAAGTGATAGGATATACAGATGTTATACAGGTGGCAGTCCTTATTATCGGAGGTTTTGCAACGGTTTATATGGCCTTGCAGATTGTTGACCAAAGAATCAACGGAGCAGCAGTAGGGAATGCGCTGGCGGGGTTCAATACTCTGATCAATGAAGCTCCTCAGCATTTTAAACTTATTCTTGAAAAACCAACGACCACCACTACTACTTTGGCAATGCCTCAGAACCTGGAGGTACAGAAATATGTTGTGTTACCAGGTCTGGCCATGTATTTTGCCGGTCAGTGGATTGTCAACCTGAATTATTGGGGCTGTAATCAGTATATTACACAAAGGGCTTTGGGAGCAGATCTGAAAACTGCACGGACAGGAATTTTATTTGCTGGTTTTCTGAAGCTATTCATGCCTGTTATTGTTATGCTTCCTGGCATCGCTGCTTATGTATTATATTCCAAAGGACATCTTCCGGGATTCAACGGTGTGAAAGACGGCGCATATTCCGCCATATTGGGATTCCTGCCCGTAGGTCTTAAGGGACTTGCGATTGCAGCTTTGACGGCAGCTATTGTGGCTTCACTGGCAGGAAAAGTAAACAGCATCTCAACCATTTTTACATTGGATATCTATAAGAAATACCTCAAAACAGAGGCCACAGAGATTCAGATGGTGAGAACAGGGCGCTGGGTAATTATCATTGCGATGATGATTGCATTGGCTTTCACCTGGACCGATGCCCTAGGAATAGGAGGAGAAGGCGGCTTTACCTTTATCCAGAAATATACAGGTTTTATCAGCCCGGGAGTTTTTGCCATGTTCCTTCTGGGAATGTTCTGGAAAAGAACAACAGGGACAGCGGCTTTGGTAGGGGTAATTTTAGGCTTTGTCCTTGCTGTTTTCTTCAATAGTTTTGCCGTGGATATTTTTGGAAAAGAAACCTGGATGTATACAGCATTTACGTATGAAAAATCAGAAAATGGTGTGGTTCATGCGATTACTGAAATTCCTTTCCTGATCAATATGGGATGGTCGTTTTTTATCACGATAATTGCCATGGTACTGATCAGTCTTGCAGGTCCGAAAATTAATCCTAAAGCTTTCACCATCGATTCCACTATGTTTAAAGCTGATTCCAGAACATTGTTCTTAATAGTAATCACTTTACTTCTGCTGACTGCATTGTATGTAAGGTTTTGGTAG
- a CDS encoding NUDIX domain-containing protein, translating to MTEDYSKYPKHLIAVDCIIFGFDGENLKILLVKRNIEPQMGEWSLMGGFIGNDETSDEAANKVLCTLTGLENIYLEQLKCYTEIKREPTARIMSISYYALINIEKDIQINEQYSAKWFELQKAPDLIFDHNDMVKDAVARLRRRASTGPIGFELLPEKFTMKDLQNLYEAILNEKFDKRNFTSKINSMNILVNTHKKDMSSSRKGSFLYRFDEKKYNKKISRGFMFKI from the coding sequence ATGACTGAGGATTACTCAAAATATCCCAAACACCTTATTGCTGTTGACTGTATAATTTTCGGTTTTGACGGTGAAAATCTCAAAATCCTTTTAGTAAAAAGAAATATTGAACCACAGATGGGTGAATGGTCACTGATGGGAGGATTCATTGGAAATGACGAGACTTCTGATGAAGCGGCCAACAAGGTTCTGTGCACATTAACCGGTCTTGAAAATATTTATCTTGAACAGCTGAAATGTTATACGGAAATTAAACGTGAGCCGACAGCCAGAATCATGTCAATCTCTTATTATGCGCTTATTAATATTGAAAAAGATATTCAGATCAATGAACAATACAGTGCAAAATGGTTTGAACTTCAGAAAGCACCTGACCTTATTTTCGACCATAATGATATGGTAAAGGATGCCGTAGCCAGACTGAGAAGAAGAGCTTCCACAGGACCTATAGGGTTTGAGCTTCTTCCCGAAAAATTCACGATGAAGGATCTTCAGAATCTTTATGAAGCCATTTTAAATGAAAAATTTGACAAACGGAATTTTACCAGCAAGATCAATAGTATGAATATTCTTGTCAACACCCATAAAAAGGATATGAGCTCATCGAGAAAAGGGTCTTTTCTTTACCGCTTTGACGAAAAAAAATACAACAAAAAGATCTCGCGGGGATTTATGTTTAAAATTTAA